CAGAAAATCTGCTTAGACACTACCCAACAGCAGAAGCCATCTGGTTGGCTGGTCGGGTGGAAGAGCGATCAAAGGAAGAACTCTCGCTGCTGGCAGACAAGCATGGCCCCATGCATCCAGTGCTAGTTAGCTGGCTGCTGAGTGACCCCATGTTCTGTGGCCGCGAGGTCGGCTCCATTAGTATCGTCCACGATTTTTGAGTTGTTAGTTCTGAGCGCTTTCTCGCCATATGCAGGGTGAGCTGATAGTCGCCACTGGGGCTAGCGTCGCCAATAAATGGGGGCTGACAACACAGGTTCCTGTTCGGTATGTATTCCTAACCACCGGACGTTCTAGGGTGCTTCAGGTTGGCAAGACCACGGTATCGATTCGGCATGCGCCTCGATGGCTGATGGCTCTTGGCGCTACTGGAGCGGGGGATGCCATTCGAGCATTGGATTGGCTGGGCAAGGCAAGCGTAGGTGATGCCGTTTCAAAGCTTCATAAACTACTACCCGAGAGCGAATGGCGGGCTCTAGTGTCAGCTCACCTCTCGTTGCCTGCCTGGATGGCGAAAGCCATCTGCGCTCGGTCGAATTGCACCTGAGCTCGCTTTGTCATGCTGGGCTAGCTGTCAGCTGTAGTCTGCTTACCGGCAGACCGACATCAGCTGGAATGGGGGAATTCAATGTGAAAGCCCGTGAGGCCAGCCGCTGAAGTACACCAAATGCGGCCTTTGTGAGCCTCGATTATGGATCGGGTGATGGCAAGCCCGAGCCCGGCATTGCTCGGGCTACCTTCGCGTCGAGCAGGATCTACCCGGTAAAAGCGGTCGAAGAGTTTCTCTAGATGCTCCGAACTGATTGTGTTCCCAGGGTTCTCGATGCTGAAGGTAGTTGAGTCCGCTGTCTGGCGGATCAGGACCGAAATTGTCTTTCCCGCCGGCGTGTAACGCAGCGCATTGGACAGCAAGTTGGACAGCGCTCGATCAAGCATCAGCCGATCTCCTAGCACTTGGCCTTTGCCTGTGAGCGATAGTTCAATGCCGCGCTCTTCGGCCAGGAGGTGGTAGTAGTCAAACAGTTTGAAGACTACGTCAGCCAGTTCGATCCTGGCCTGCTCTGGGATGATCAGGCCATTATCAGCCTTGGCCAAGAACAGCATGTCATCGATCATGCGAGACATGCGCTTCAATTCCTCCAGGTTCGAGTACAGATTCTCCTCGTAGGCATTGATATCGCGCTTCTTGCTTAGCACCACTTCAGTGTGGGTCATCAGGTTGCTGACGGGGGTGCGCAGTTCGTGTGCGATGTCAGCGGAGAAATTGGAGAGTCGAATGAAGGCCTCTTCAAGTCGGGCCAGCATCGCGTTGAAGGACAGTACCAACTGCTGAAGTTCCTGTGGCACCGGCTCAAGAGGAATCCGTTCCTGCAATGAACGGGCGGACATCCCGGTGGCCACACGAGTGACCTGTCGCAGCGGCCTGAGGCCACTGCGAGCAACCACCCAGCCAAGCGCTGCACTGACCAAGGCACTGATGACCAATCCAATCCAGAACCATCGCTGCAGCGTGTCGAAAAAGTGTGTGTGATTGGTAACATCGAGAATCAGCAGAGCTGTAAGCGGTTCGGGTTGGTCAGTCACAGAGATTTGAGCCGTCATGCCCCGGTACATGTGCTCGTCTTTCTGCCACTCCCACATGCTCTGCTCATCGGCACGCCTGAAGCGTTCCGGCACTTCGACTGCTCTGGGGTCGGAAAAGAGCACTGCGCCGTCGCTGGCCAGGATGGTTGCGGCCAGATCCTGATGCGCTCCCAGCAAGGCTCGCAACTGCGGTAACTCCTCGGAGAGGCTAGCTCCGCTGCGAGCGTTGTTGAGAATATGTTTGGCTGATTCGAGTTTTTCCACCAGGGCCTGCCGGTCCAGCATCTTGAAGTGGTGCTGGCTGAGCATGTTGAAGCTCAGCCCCGCTACTGTCAGGACGGCAATCACCGCGGACATGAACATCAAGCTCATGCGGGCGGTCAGCGAGAGGTGCTTCATATTCACTCCGGCGCATCCATCATGTACCCCATGCCGCGGGCGGTATGGATCAGCTTGAGATCGAAATCGTCATCGATCTTGGCGCGCAGCCGACGTACAGCGACCTCAATGACGTTGGTGTCGCTGTCGAAGTTCATGTCCCAAACCTGCGAAGCAATCAGCGATTTCGGGAGCACTTCGCCGCGCCGGCGCAGTAGCAGTTCCAGCAGTGAAAACTCCTTCGCCGTCAGGTCAATCCTTTTCCCACCCCGGACCGCGCGCCGCTTCATCAGATCGACTTCGAGATCGGCAATTTTCATGGTGGTTTGCGTGGGTGAGCCATTGCCTCGGCGCAGCAGCGTTCTGACCCTGGCCAGAAGCTCTGAGAAAGCAAATGGCTTGATCAGGTAGTCATCCGCGCCCAGTTCCAACCCTTTAACGCGATCCTCCACACCATCGCGTGCGGTCAGGAACAGCACTGGGACGTCTTTTCCGGCGGCGCGCACCATGCGCAGCACTTCCCAGCCGTCCAGCCCCGGCATCATCACATCCAGGATCAGCAGGTCATAGGGCTCGCTCAGCGCGTGCTGCAGGGCATCCGTACCTGTCATAACCCGGTCGACATTGAATCCCGCTTCGGTGAGGCCTTGCTGCAGATATGCACCGGTTTTGGGTTCATCTTCAGCTACCAGTAGTTTCATGCGAGCAGACTCCAAAAAACGGGTGGCCTGAGTTTGCAGGCAAACAGCGGCACCAACCAGAAGCTTACGAAAATGTAATCCTGGTTTCAGGTCGCTGACAGGGTGGCTTGTCTAGGGTGCAAGCATGAGCACTAGGTTGTGCTCTCGGCCCTCGACAGACCAAAAGCAGAGGTGCCGGCCTCAGTTTGCAATGATGGAGACTGCCCCATGAAATCGCTGAAACCTTTGCTTCTGGTTGGTTCGCTACTGCTGTCTTCTATGGCTTGGGCCGAAGGGGGCAGCGATCGAGTATTCGAGCGCATCCAGCAGATGCGCGACAAAGCAGAAGCTGTGCTGATCCAGGCGGAGAAGGCCCCAGCCAGCGAGCGGCATGTGCACATGCAGGAGCACATGAAAATGCTCGAAAACATTATGAGTCAGCTGCACGACGAACATCCTGCTCCGGGTATGTCGACCGAAGAGCATCTGGCCTGGATGGAAAAGCATGACAAGCTGGTAGACGACGTGCTGGGTCAAATGATTCGCGAGCACAAACTGATGATGGCCGACAAAGAGTGCCATAAGTAAGAGTTTCCCCATCTTCCAGGCCTTCCGTGATTGCTCCTTTGGCCTAGCGGCGCCTCAATGGCGCCGTGCTTTTTTCCAGCTGACGCAATTGTAGTTTTGGGGTCAGCGGCCTGGCAGCAAGCGTGGAATAGCATGAGATTTCCAGCCTACCTAGCGAGGTCTCACCATGAAACGCATCCCCCTTAAGCTGCTGATCAGCACGCTGTTCATCAGCACTGCTATTCCGGCAATTGCCGAGCCCAGTGGAAGTGACTTTGGGCAACAAGCCCAGGCGACGCCGGCGACTCGTACCATCTTGGTGAAGATGGACGACATCAACTACAGCCAGAAGACGATCAACGTAAAGCCCGGCGAGACCGTGCGCTTCGTTCTGAAGAACGAGGGCGCATTGATGCACGAGTTCAACATCGGGCACGCAGCGTTCCAACTGGAACACCAGCGCAAGATGGCAGCCTTGTTCAAGGACGGCACGCTGACACCGACCGGTATGGCCGAAAGCATTGTCTGGCATGAGCGTTATGGCACGGGAGACTCCAATCCTCCCGGGTATCCGGAAGTCATCAAAGCCAAGCATGAAGACGCGAACGCCATTCTCGTTGAGCCCGGCACGACCAAAGAGTTCGTTTGGACATTCCCCCAGGCCGGGACCTTGAGTTTTGCCTGCACGTTGCCTGGGCATTACCAGGCGGGAATGGTAGGTGACTTCGCCCTGCGTTAGATCGGCACCGGTGCTACCCATTGGCCGAGGGCTGGGTGGCACCGATCTGACAAACCTTACTGCAATGTAGTTTTCGCGTCAGCGTGCCGGCAGCTGCACTTAATCAGCATAGGGGCGCATACCTCCTAACT
This genomic window from Pseudomonas furukawaii contains:
- a CDS encoding BPSL0761 family protein; its protein translation is MAYERTRSVVQTREFLQALSKDKSLPENIRRQAENLLRHYPTAEAIWLAGRVEERSKEELSLLADKHGPMHPVLVSWLLSDPMFCGREVGSISIVHDF
- a CDS encoding DUF6088 family protein; amino-acid sequence: MQGELIVATGASVANKWGLTTQVPVRYVFLTTGRSRVLQVGKTTVSIRHAPRWLMALGATGAGDAIRALDWLGKASVGDAVSKLHKLLPESEWRALVSAHLSLPAWMAKAICARSNCT
- a CDS encoding heavy metal sensor histidine kinase; its protein translation is MKHLSLTARMSLMFMSAVIAVLTVAGLSFNMLSQHHFKMLDRQALVEKLESAKHILNNARSGASLSEELPQLRALLGAHQDLAATILASDGAVLFSDPRAVEVPERFRRADEQSMWEWQKDEHMYRGMTAQISVTDQPEPLTALLILDVTNHTHFFDTLQRWFWIGLVISALVSAALGWVVARSGLRPLRQVTRVATGMSARSLQERIPLEPVPQELQQLVLSFNAMLARLEEAFIRLSNFSADIAHELRTPVSNLMTHTEVVLSKKRDINAYEENLYSNLEELKRMSRMIDDMLFLAKADNGLIIPEQARIELADVVFKLFDYYHLLAEERGIELSLTGKGQVLGDRLMLDRALSNLLSNALRYTPAGKTISVLIRQTADSTTFSIENPGNTISSEHLEKLFDRFYRVDPARREGSPSNAGLGLAITRSIIEAHKGRIWCTSAAGLTGFHIEFPHSS
- a CDS encoding heavy metal response regulator transcription factor — its product is MKLLVAEDEPKTGAYLQQGLTEAGFNVDRVMTGTDALQHALSEPYDLLILDVMMPGLDGWEVLRMVRAAGKDVPVLFLTARDGVEDRVKGLELGADDYLIKPFAFSELLARVRTLLRRGNGSPTQTTMKIADLEVDLMKRRAVRGGKRIDLTAKEFSLLELLLRRRGEVLPKSLIASQVWDMNFDSDTNVIEVAVRRLRAKIDDDFDLKLIHTARGMGYMMDAPE
- a CDS encoding co-regulatory protein PtrA N-terminal domain-containing protein, with translation MKSLKPLLLVGSLLLSSMAWAEGGSDRVFERIQQMRDKAEAVLIQAEKAPASERHVHMQEHMKMLENIMSQLHDEHPAPGMSTEEHLAWMEKHDKLVDDVLGQMIREHKLMMADKECHK
- a CDS encoding cupredoxin domain-containing protein, yielding MKRIPLKLLISTLFISTAIPAIAEPSGSDFGQQAQATPATRTILVKMDDINYSQKTINVKPGETVRFVLKNEGALMHEFNIGHAAFQLEHQRKMAALFKDGTLTPTGMAESIVWHERYGTGDSNPPGYPEVIKAKHEDANAILVEPGTTKEFVWTFPQAGTLSFACTLPGHYQAGMVGDFALR